From Synoicihabitans lomoniglobus, the proteins below share one genomic window:
- a CDS encoding HupE/UreJ family protein, which produces MSRCAGFRVWLLLLLGALSALTATAHDPGLSSLEITATVDGVQVELRLSATDAAAAVPLADLDDDRVLDQIEVEESGAALQAAGLAWVDFSASDRAIPMSRVAAVWEAEDEDVMWHTRIAQQPEGNWTVNSEQFATLPPGHRLFVTARLVSGEIVAEGLLGANNATLIVPWGERSVGVEAVETEHETTGNSGGSRLWLFFKLGVEHILIGFDHLLFLAGLLIACRGWKAMLAVITSFTVAHSITLGLAALNVVQFPAGWVEPLIAASIVYVGVENLWRGDEEPKGRWLLTFGFGLIHGFGFAGVLRELGLGSDGQTVVSALFGFNVGVEVGQAAIALLVLPLLAKARQWPSFERRGPMIVSLVVTGMGLFWLIERTLL; this is translated from the coding sequence ATGTCGCGCTGCGCCGGGTTTAGGGTCTGGCTGTTGCTGTTACTCGGTGCGCTCTCGGCGCTGACCGCGACGGCGCACGATCCGGGGTTGAGCAGTTTGGAAATCACCGCGACGGTTGATGGCGTCCAAGTGGAGCTGCGACTATCGGCGACAGATGCGGCGGCGGCGGTTCCGTTGGCGGATCTTGATGATGATCGCGTGCTCGATCAGATCGAGGTCGAGGAAAGTGGCGCGGCGTTGCAAGCGGCGGGACTGGCTTGGGTTGACTTCAGTGCGAGCGACCGAGCGATCCCGATGTCGAGAGTGGCGGCCGTTTGGGAAGCGGAAGACGAGGACGTGATGTGGCATACGAGAATCGCTCAACAGCCGGAGGGAAATTGGACGGTGAACTCAGAACAGTTTGCCACGTTGCCGCCGGGGCATCGACTTTTTGTGACAGCCCGCTTGGTGTCGGGCGAGATCGTTGCAGAAGGCCTGCTCGGGGCGAACAACGCGACGCTGATTGTGCCGTGGGGCGAGCGCTCGGTTGGTGTTGAAGCCGTTGAGACAGAGCATGAAACCACGGGGAACTCAGGCGGCAGTCGGCTCTGGTTGTTCTTCAAACTCGGGGTGGAGCACATTCTGATTGGGTTCGATCATCTGTTGTTTTTGGCCGGGCTGTTGATCGCGTGTCGCGGGTGGAAAGCCATGCTGGCGGTGATCACGAGTTTCACGGTCGCCCATTCGATCACGCTGGGATTGGCGGCGCTGAATGTGGTGCAGTTCCCCGCGGGATGGGTGGAGCCGTTGATCGCGGCGTCGATCGTCTACGTCGGGGTCGAAAATTTGTGGCGAGGTGACGAGGAACCCAAGGGACGTTGGCTGCTGACTTTTGGGTTTGGGCTCATCCATGGGTTTGGATTTGCGGGAGTTTTGCGGGAGTTGGGGCTCGGTTCCGATGGGCAGACCGTGGTTTCGGCTTTGTTCGGATTCAATGTCGGCGTGGAGGTCGGTCAGGCGGCAATCGCACTGCTGGTATTGCCGCTGTTGGCGAAAGCTCGGCAGTGGCCATCGTTTGAGCGCAGAGGGCCCATGATCGTATCGCTCGTCGTTACCGGGATGGGCCTGTTCTGGCTCATCGAGCGCACGCTGCTCTGA
- a CDS encoding 50S ribosomal protein L11 methyltransferase → MNLCEIKATLPVDTVDAVDDLLLERGDARWSVMHDVLIPAAWLIGMFESRPDAEAAWTDLASELTGAGEPEFRNLGDEDWRNSYKLHFKPWQCGRLHWVPVWERETYALPAGDVAIWLDPGMAFGTGNHETTRLCCERLVEWAKTAPTEARVIDAGCGSGILAISAARLGFSDIRGFDNDVEAVRISDENAALNDLTGVIRFYEGDLVSGFSGEPGDLIFANILGHVLMQFVPELVTAVAPGGLLVLSGILAYELDQVRDAFTSAVPTWEVQTRIMGEWADVALRRV, encoded by the coding sequence ATGAATTTGTGTGAAATCAAAGCGACGCTGCCGGTCGATACCGTGGATGCCGTCGACGATCTGTTGTTGGAACGAGGCGATGCGCGCTGGAGTGTGATGCATGACGTGCTGATTCCGGCGGCGTGGCTGATCGGCATGTTTGAAAGTCGGCCCGATGCCGAAGCCGCGTGGACCGATCTCGCCTCGGAATTGACCGGCGCGGGTGAACCGGAGTTTCGCAATCTCGGCGACGAGGACTGGCGCAACAGTTACAAACTGCACTTCAAACCGTGGCAATGTGGTCGCCTGCATTGGGTGCCGGTGTGGGAGCGCGAGACGTATGCCCTGCCGGCGGGCGATGTGGCGATCTGGCTCGACCCGGGGATGGCGTTTGGCACGGGTAATCACGAGACGACGCGGCTGTGTTGCGAGCGCCTCGTAGAGTGGGCGAAGACGGCCCCGACCGAAGCGCGGGTAATCGATGCGGGATGTGGCTCGGGCATTCTCGCGATTTCGGCGGCGCGGTTGGGGTTTAGCGATATTCGCGGGTTCGACAACGACGTGGAAGCCGTGCGCATCAGCGATGAAAACGCGGCGCTTAACGACCTGACGGGCGTGATTCGTTTCTACGAAGGGGATCTGGTTTCGGGGTTTTCGGGAGAGCCGGGTGATTTGATTTTTGCCAACATTCTTGGCCACGTGCTCATGCAGTTTGTGCCGGAATTGGTGACGGCGGTTGCACCGGGTGGGCTGTTGGTGCTCAGTGGCATCCTTGCCTATGAACTTGATCAAGTCCGTGATGCCTTCACCTCCGCGGTGCCCACTTGGGAAGTTCAAACTCGCATCATGGGCGAATGGGCCGATGTCGCGCTGCGCCGGGTTTAG
- the creD gene encoding cell envelope integrity protein CreD, with amino-acid sequence MNESSSVPPLPSISVNAAESARRRLTNKLIMIAAVITILQVPLWLIDSTRDERAKRHAESVAAITTSWGGDQRLMGPVLVVPYIWTQENGQVLRAEGEMRLLPETLAVTGDLATRELSRGIYRAQVYAAALHVEGRFTVPPKWRRDARWQMQWEQARLVYAVSDARGLRAEQSLRWNGAPAELQGGTGMTNWPAGMQAPVTIDPVMGAAFEITLNLDGSGALEFVPLASSTDVALSSTWPSPGFRGAYLPSERTVEPTGFAAKWKIGALGNDLPRDWMGGGDAAVAERMSAATFGVGLVPEVGEYRTIERAIKYGILFLVTVFAGFFLGEVVGGRSLHVLNYLLVGAALCLFYLALLALSEFWRFGWAYIAAAGASTLLVGLYATAVMGARKPAGVLGLLMAGIYGYLYFVLQLEDVALVGGTVLLFGLLGAVMYATRHLRFDDATALGGPMGGTKA; translated from the coding sequence ATGAACGAATCCTCCTCCGTCCCGCCCCTGCCCTCCATCTCCGTCAACGCCGCCGAGTCGGCTCGCCGACGGCTCACCAACAAACTCATTATGATCGCCGCGGTGATCACGATCCTGCAGGTGCCGCTGTGGTTGATCGATTCGACGCGGGACGAACGGGCAAAACGACATGCCGAATCGGTGGCGGCGATAACCACGTCGTGGGGCGGCGATCAACGGTTGATGGGGCCGGTTCTGGTGGTGCCGTATATTTGGACCCAGGAAAACGGCCAAGTGTTGCGCGCTGAAGGCGAGATGCGTTTGTTGCCGGAGACGTTGGCGGTGACGGGCGACCTCGCTACGCGGGAGTTGTCACGGGGCATTTACCGAGCGCAGGTGTATGCGGCGGCCCTGCACGTGGAGGGGCGATTCACGGTGCCGCCGAAGTGGAGGCGTGATGCCCGGTGGCAGATGCAGTGGGAACAAGCGCGTCTCGTGTATGCGGTGAGTGATGCACGCGGTCTGCGAGCTGAGCAGAGTCTGCGGTGGAACGGGGCCCCGGCGGAGCTGCAGGGAGGCACCGGGATGACGAATTGGCCGGCGGGCATGCAGGCACCCGTGACGATCGATCCGGTGATGGGCGCGGCGTTTGAAATCACCCTGAACCTTGATGGCAGCGGGGCGTTGGAGTTCGTGCCGCTGGCGAGTTCGACGGATGTGGCCCTCAGCTCGACCTGGCCGTCGCCGGGATTCCGCGGGGCTTATTTGCCGTCTGAGCGCACGGTCGAGCCGACCGGATTCGCGGCGAAGTGGAAAATCGGTGCGTTGGGCAACGACCTGCCGCGCGACTGGATGGGCGGAGGCGATGCGGCGGTGGCCGAGCGCATGAGCGCGGCGACGTTTGGGGTCGGGTTGGTGCCGGAAGTGGGGGAATACCGCACGATCGAACGGGCGATAAAGTATGGTATCCTGTTTTTGGTGACCGTATTTGCCGGGTTTTTCTTGGGCGAAGTCGTGGGCGGACGCTCGCTGCACGTGCTGAACTACCTGTTGGTGGGGGCGGCACTGTGTTTGTTTTATCTCGCGCTGCTGGCCTTGTCGGAATTCTGGCGATTTGGCTGGGCCTACATCGCGGCGGCGGGGGCGTCCACCCTGCTGGTGGGATTGTATGCGACGGCCGTGATGGGGGCGCGCAAGCCGGCGGGCGTGCTGGGACTGTTGATGGCTGGCATCTATGGTTATCTCTACTTTGTGCTGCAACTCGAGGACGTTGCGTTGGTTGGAGGCACCGTGCTTCTGTTTGGGCTGCTGGGAGCGGTGATGTATGCGACGCGTCACCTGCGGTTTGACGATGCCACGGCGTTGGGCGGACCAATGGGGGGGACCAAGGCATGA
- a CDS encoding ATP-binding protein, which translates to MKIRTAIFGTYALASAVGLAVLMRFILAEVRPRYESSMKVTMQEAASLLAVTLAAQKTEDWPQVFERLKYASRGLRVRVEDENGDVLFDSRPEAERLVLNPAPIRYKSVKSASSQMIDGRPLSTTGELVVSAPIMVTGGENLGRLFLARPLRTVNEFVWSERLKLVTGASLVALVMLGLGWWLANRLTRSLERLAGYAAAVRDGVDVKPPVTKAREIEALGEAFEGMRRTLEGKDYVEHYTHNLAHELKAPLSAIRGAAELMQEREMSEADRARFLRNLQAESVRIQGIIDRMLRLTALESRQGLEAPSEVDFVGVIREAVTSLAVPAEHAGVKVSFDDRTAGAARVHGERFLLLQAVVNLVQNAIEFSPEGATVSITCVSAPEGSWRVDVCDGGPGIPDFAEGRVFERFFSMPRPRSRRKSTGLGLSFVSEICRRHRGEVGLTNRTDAAGARAWLRFPPPAG; encoded by the coding sequence ATGAAAATCCGCACGGCGATATTTGGCACTTATGCGTTGGCCTCGGCGGTGGGACTGGCGGTGTTGATGCGATTCATCCTGGCGGAAGTGCGGCCGCGTTATGAGTCGTCGATGAAGGTCACGATGCAGGAGGCGGCCAGCCTGTTGGCGGTCACGCTGGCGGCGCAGAAAACGGAGGACTGGCCCCAGGTTTTCGAGCGGTTGAAATATGCGAGTCGCGGCCTGCGGGTGAGGGTGGAGGATGAGAACGGGGACGTGTTGTTTGATTCTCGTCCGGAAGCGGAACGCCTGGTGCTAAACCCGGCACCGATACGCTATAAAAGCGTCAAGTCCGCCTCGAGTCAGATGATTGACGGTCGACCGCTGAGCACCACCGGGGAGTTGGTCGTCAGTGCGCCGATCATGGTCACGGGGGGCGAAAATCTCGGGCGGCTCTTTCTGGCGCGACCGCTGCGCACGGTGAATGAGTTTGTCTGGTCGGAGCGGTTGAAATTGGTCACGGGCGCGAGCCTCGTGGCCCTGGTGATGTTGGGACTGGGGTGGTGGTTGGCCAATCGGTTGACGCGGTCGCTGGAGCGCTTGGCGGGTTACGCGGCGGCGGTGCGCGACGGGGTGGATGTGAAGCCGCCCGTGACCAAGGCCCGCGAAATCGAGGCGCTGGGTGAAGCCTTTGAAGGCATGCGGCGGACCTTGGAGGGCAAGGACTACGTGGAGCACTACACGCATAACCTGGCGCACGAATTGAAAGCGCCGTTGTCGGCGATTCGCGGAGCGGCCGAGCTCATGCAGGAACGAGAAATGTCCGAGGCCGACCGGGCGAGATTTTTGCGCAATCTGCAGGCGGAGTCGGTGCGAATCCAAGGCATCATCGATCGCATGTTGCGGTTGACGGCGCTGGAGTCGCGGCAGGGCCTGGAGGCACCGAGCGAAGTTGATTTTGTCGGGGTGATTCGGGAGGCGGTGACATCGCTGGCCGTGCCCGCCGAACATGCGGGGGTGAAGGTGAGTTTTGACGACCGCACCGCCGGGGCGGCGCGGGTGCATGGCGAACGTTTTCTGCTGCTGCAGGCGGTGGTCAATCTCGTGCAGAATGCCATCGAGTTTTCGCCGGAAGGCGCGACGGTGAGCATCACATGTGTGTCCGCGCCGGAGGGGAGCTGGCGGGTGGACGTGTGCGATGGTGGTCCGGGCATTCCGGATTTTGCGGAAGGTCGGGTGTTCGAGCGTTTCTTTTCGATGCCGCGCCCCCGCAGTCGGCGTAAGAGCACGGGGCTGGGGCTGAGTTTTGTGAGCGAAATCTGTCGGCGTCACCGGGGTGAAGTGGGGCTGACCAATCGCACGGATGCAGCGGGCGCCCGGGCTTGGTTGCGTTTTCCGCCTCCGGCCGGGTAG
- the creB gene encoding two-component system response regulator CreB, protein MTDLPPPNARRVLIVEDEPSIADTLVYALRTEGFDAVHCLTGRAASAEVARQVPDIVLLDVGLPDTNGFEWCKQLRREHTVPVVFLTARSDEIDRVVGLEIGGDDYVTKPFSPRELTARVRAILRRGPARPEVMPGSQSAAPTVRVDEESCMAWYHGTALQLTRYEFRLLAALSRRPGRVFSRDALMAAGWEDPAASTDRTVDAHIKTLRAKLRAVQATDTPICTHRGMGYSWKVTP, encoded by the coding sequence ATGACTGACCTGCCTCCACCGAACGCCCGCCGGGTGCTGATTGTGGAGGATGAACCGTCGATTGCCGATACGTTGGTTTACGCGCTGCGCACCGAAGGGTTCGACGCGGTGCATTGCCTGACGGGGCGGGCGGCGTCGGCCGAGGTGGCGCGGCAGGTCCCGGATATCGTGCTGCTCGATGTCGGCCTGCCCGATACCAACGGTTTCGAATGGTGCAAACAACTGCGACGGGAGCACACGGTGCCGGTGGTTTTTCTCACGGCCCGCAGCGACGAAATCGATCGCGTGGTGGGCCTCGAAATCGGGGGGGATGATTATGTCACCAAACCGTTCAGCCCGCGGGAGCTCACGGCGCGGGTGCGAGCGATTTTACGACGCGGCCCGGCCCGACCGGAGGTGATGCCGGGATCGCAATCCGCCGCCCCCACGGTGCGCGTCGATGAAGAGTCCTGCATGGCGTGGTATCACGGCACGGCGCTGCAGCTGACCCGTTACGAGTTTCGGCTGCTCGCAGCGTTGAGTCGCCGTCCCGGTCGGGTGTTTTCGCGCGATGCGTTGATGGCGGCGGGCTGGGAAGACCCTGCGGCGAGCACGGATCGGACCGTGGACGCCCACATCAAAACCCTGCGGGCAAAGCTGCGTGCCGTGCAGGCGACGGATACGCCGATCTGCACCCATCGCGGGATGGGCTACTCGTGGAAGGTGACGCCATGA
- the argC gene encoding N-acetyl-gamma-glutamyl-phosphate reductase yields the protein MSVKVFVDGSEGTTGLQIHERLVSRPEVELVPIEPALRKDPAARADCLNAADVAFLCLPDVAARESAALVTNPDTIVIDASTAHRTDPAWSYGLPELGVEYRRRIETANRIANIGCHAGAFLLGVAPLVQSGIVPVDTRLSCFSITGYSGGGKSMIADYEATDRPATLLSPRPYALGLAHKHLPEMRQHAGLTHAPLFNPVVGPFRQGLAVTIPLALRALPGNVSPASLHAALSEAYAGATFVRVCPLGDDANLDGGFLDAQACNGTNRADVMVFGHDEQAVVIVRIDNLGKGASGSAIQCMNLRLGLAESAGLTV from the coding sequence ATGAGTGTTAAGGTTTTTGTCGATGGTTCCGAAGGCACCACGGGACTTCAGATTCACGAGCGGCTGGTGAGCCGCCCGGAGGTGGAGCTCGTCCCCATCGAACCGGCATTGCGCAAGGACCCGGCGGCGCGGGCGGACTGCCTGAATGCCGCGGACGTGGCGTTTCTGTGTTTGCCGGATGTCGCCGCGCGGGAATCGGCGGCGTTGGTGACCAATCCCGATACCATCGTGATCGACGCCAGCACGGCGCACCGGACTGATCCGGCGTGGTCTTATGGTTTACCCGAGCTGGGCGTGGAGTATCGCCGGCGGATCGAGACCGCGAATCGCATTGCCAACATCGGCTGCCATGCCGGCGCGTTTCTGCTCGGCGTCGCGCCGCTGGTGCAGTCGGGTATTGTTCCTGTGGATACACGACTGTCCTGTTTTTCGATCACGGGCTACAGTGGTGGTGGCAAAAGCATGATTGCCGATTACGAAGCGACGGACCGTCCGGCCACGTTGCTCAGCCCGCGTCCCTATGCGTTGGGGCTGGCGCACAAACACCTCCCGGAAATGCGTCAGCACGCAGGCCTGACTCACGCGCCGTTGTTCAATCCGGTGGTGGGTCCCTTCCGGCAGGGGTTGGCGGTGACGATCCCGTTGGCGTTGCGCGCTCTTCCCGGGAACGTTTCGCCTGCGAGCCTGCACGCGGCGTTGAGCGAAGCGTATGCCGGTGCCACGTTTGTGCGGGTGTGTCCGCTGGGCGATGACGCCAACTTGGACGGTGGCTTCCTGGATGCGCAGGCGTGCAATGGCACGAATCGCGCCGACGTGATGGTGTTTGGTCACGACGAACAAGCCGTGGTGATCGTGCGGATCGACAATCTCGGCAAGGGGGCTTCGGGTTCGGCCATTCAATGTATGAATCTACGGCTGGGGCTGGCGGAATCGGCCGGGCTGACGGTCTGA
- a CDS encoding TonB-dependent receptor produces MQLFNLPARASRVSFVAGLAAAAIFSSSMSAQTPTSAPPITLDAMTVLGRADDMLDVAATASQGRVAAAELNTRPLLRRGELLEVVPGLVVTQHSGGGKANQYFLRGYNLDHGTDLALFAEGVPINLRTHGHGQGYADLNWIIPELVEGIRFNKGPFYPAVGDFSAAGAAELNFFTALPRDFASISWGENGHRRAVVGGSTTTGQGVLTAAAEWSAYDGPFVNPEDFERANVFLRYHQSTADRSLTFTAMGYDATWMSTDQIPARAIAAGTLNRFDTIDPTNGGASSRFATTFEGEWRRADATTRLNLFATHYDLSLYSNFTYFLDDPADGDQFEQVDDRIILGGSWSQEWRSASARYPRRDTIGLQAQVDLIDEVGLHRTAARQRLGTVRSDAVKEGSLGVFWENETRWTDRFRTTGGLRADIYGFDVDSDLAANSGRRDDTIVSPKLAAIYQLGKATELYAGAGFGFHSNDARGTTVTIDPADGSPASAVDPLARSRGFELGWRTSAWPGLVSTVALFQLENESELVFVGDAGGTEASGASRRHGVEWTNFYQPLPWLSLEADLALTHARFKNAPGADYIPGAIDRVFSGGVRVGRPEGWFSEMRLRHFGPRVLTEDGSIRGDGSTLVNARLGWRSNAWEVTCDVFNVFDRADNDIEYYYASRLPGEPAAGVDDVHLHPVEPLAVRFTVTWRH; encoded by the coding sequence ATGCAACTTTTCAATCTTCCCGCTCGCGCTTCGCGCGTGAGCTTTGTGGCTGGCCTCGCAGCGGCTGCGATCTTCAGTTCCTCCATGTCGGCGCAAACGCCGACTTCCGCTCCTCCCATCACGCTCGACGCCATGACGGTGTTGGGACGTGCCGACGACATGCTTGATGTCGCCGCCACCGCGTCACAGGGCCGTGTCGCCGCCGCCGAACTCAACACTCGACCGCTTCTGCGCCGCGGCGAGTTGCTGGAGGTCGTGCCCGGCCTCGTCGTCACCCAGCACTCCGGCGGCGGCAAGGCCAACCAGTATTTCCTGCGCGGCTACAACCTCGACCACGGCACCGACCTCGCGCTCTTCGCCGAAGGCGTGCCGATCAACCTGCGCACCCACGGCCATGGTCAGGGTTACGCCGATCTCAATTGGATCATTCCTGAACTCGTCGAAGGCATTCGTTTCAACAAAGGACCGTTCTATCCAGCGGTCGGCGATTTCTCCGCGGCTGGCGCGGCCGAGTTGAACTTCTTTACGGCTTTGCCGCGCGATTTCGCCAGCATCAGCTGGGGCGAAAACGGCCACCGCCGTGCTGTGGTAGGCGGTTCCACCACGACCGGTCAAGGCGTGCTGACGGCCGCCGCCGAATGGTCGGCCTACGACGGTCCGTTCGTAAATCCGGAGGACTTCGAGCGAGCCAACGTGTTCCTGCGCTACCACCAATCCACGGCGGATCGTTCGCTGACCTTCACCGCCATGGGTTACGATGCCACCTGGATGTCCACCGACCAAATCCCTGCCCGCGCCATCGCGGCGGGCACGTTGAACCGTTTCGACACCATCGACCCGACCAATGGCGGCGCGTCTTCCCGCTTCGCCACCACCTTCGAAGGCGAATGGCGCCGGGCCGACGCTACAACGCGGCTGAACCTGTTCGCCACGCACTACGACCTGTCGCTGTATTCAAACTTCACCTACTTTTTGGATGATCCCGCCGATGGCGATCAGTTCGAGCAGGTCGACGATCGTATCATTCTCGGCGGATCATGGAGCCAGGAATGGCGCTCTGCATCGGCGCGATACCCGCGGCGCGACACCATCGGCCTACAGGCTCAAGTTGATCTGATCGATGAGGTGGGACTGCATCGCACCGCCGCGCGCCAACGCCTCGGCACCGTGCGCAGTGACGCCGTAAAAGAAGGTAGTCTGGGCGTTTTTTGGGAAAACGAAACACGGTGGACCGATCGATTTCGCACCACGGGCGGCCTGCGGGCGGACATCTACGGCTTCGACGTCGACAGCGACTTGGCTGCCAACTCCGGACGCCGCGACGACACCATCGTCAGTCCCAAACTGGCGGCCATCTACCAACTCGGAAAGGCGACCGAACTCTACGCCGGCGCCGGCTTCGGCTTCCACAGCAACGACGCCCGCGGCACCACCGTCACGATCGACCCCGCCGACGGCTCCCCCGCGTCCGCCGTCGACCCGTTGGCGCGTTCGCGCGGTTTCGAACTGGGTTGGCGCACCTCAGCCTGGCCCGGCCTCGTGAGCACCGTCGCGTTGTTCCAACTGGAGAATGAATCCGAACTCGTGTTCGTTGGCGATGCCGGCGGCACGGAGGCCTCCGGCGCCAGTCGGCGGCACGGCGTGGAATGGACCAACTTCTACCAACCCCTGCCCTGGCTTTCCCTGGAAGCCGACCTCGCGCTGACCCATGCTCGTTTCAAAAATGCGCCGGGTGCCGACTACATTCCAGGTGCCATCGATCGGGTTTTCAGTGGCGGTGTGCGGGTCGGTCGCCCCGAAGGCTGGTTCAGCGAAATGCGCCTGCGGCATTTCGGACCGCGGGTGCTAACCGAAGACGGCTCGATCCGCGGCGATGGTTCGACCTTGGTCAACGCCCGCCTCGGCTGGCGCAGCAACGCGTGGGAAGTCACCTGCGACGTGTTCAACGTCTTTGATCGAGCCGACAACGACATCGAATATTACTACGCCTCACGCCTGCCCGGCGAACCGGCGGCGGGCGTCGACGACGTGCATTTGCATCCCGTCGAACCGCTCGCAGTGCGATTCACGGTAACGTGGCGACACTGA
- the purN gene encoding phosphoribosylglycinamide formyltransferase — translation MRVVILGSGGGSNAAAILAAAAAGNLGRAQVVQLIADQPTAGILAHGETFGVPAQYLDPAPFKTKLEGAGEDCYMETIAALAPDLIVLAGFMRVIKPRFIAAFAGKIINLHPSLLPSFPGLDGIGQAWRRGVKVSGCTVHYVTPEVDGGPIIDQVVVRIEPQDTLVTFGEKMHAAEHKLLPTVIARLSRQA, via the coding sequence ATGCGTGTGGTCATCCTCGGGTCCGGTGGCGGTTCCAATGCGGCGGCGATCCTCGCCGCCGCGGCCGCGGGCAACCTGGGGCGCGCGCAGGTCGTGCAGCTCATCGCCGATCAACCCACCGCCGGGATTCTGGCGCATGGGGAGACCTTTGGCGTGCCGGCGCAGTATCTCGATCCCGCCCCGTTCAAGACCAAACTCGAAGGCGCGGGCGAAGATTGCTACATGGAGACAATCGCGGCGCTGGCGCCGGACTTGATCGTGCTCGCGGGTTTCATGCGCGTGATCAAGCCGCGCTTCATCGCGGCGTTTGCGGGCAAGATCATCAACCTGCACCCGAGTTTGCTGCCGAGTTTTCCCGGCCTCGACGGCATCGGGCAGGCATGGCGCCGCGGCGTGAAAGTTTCGGGGTGCACCGTGCATTACGTGACACCCGAAGTGGACGGCGGGCCCATCATTGACCAAGTGGTGGTGCGCATCGAGCCACAGGATACCCTGGTGACGTTTGGGGAGAAAATGCATGCCGCCGAACACAAGCTGCTGCCGACGGTGATCGCTCGGCTCAGTCGGCAGGCGTGA